A part of Arachis hypogaea cultivar Tifrunner chromosome 12, arahy.Tifrunner.gnm2.J5K5, whole genome shotgun sequence genomic DNA contains:
- the LOC112727552 gene encoding eukaryotic translation initiation factor 3 subunit E has protein sequence MATYDLTPRIAPNLDRHLVFPLLEFLQERQLYNDGDILKAKIELLNNTNMVDYAMDIHKSLYHTEDVPQDMVERRAEVVARLKSLEEAAAPLVAFLQNPSAVQELRADKQYNLQMLNDRYQIGPAQIEALYQYAKFQFECGNYSGAADYLYQYRALCTNSERSLSALWGKLAAEILMQNWDIALEELNRLKEIIDSKSFASPMNQVQSRIWLMHWSLFIFFNHDNGRTQIIDLFNQDKYLNAIQTSAPHLLRYLATAFIVNKRRRPQFKDFIKVIQQEQNSYKDPITEFLACVYVNYDFDGAQKKMRECEEVILNDPFLGKRVEESNFSTVPLRDEFLENARLFIFETYCRIHQRIDMAVLAEKLNLNYEEAERWIVNLIRSSKLDAKIDSQTGTVIMEPNHPNVYEQLIDHTKALNGRTYKLVSQLLEHSQAQAAR, from the exons ATGGCGACCTACGATCTCACGCCTCGGATCGCTCCGAACCTTGACAGGCACCTTGTGTTCCCGCTTCTGGAGTTCCTCCAGGAGCGCCAGCTTTACAACGATGGCGACATCCTCAAGGCCAAGATCGAGCTCCTCAATAACACTAACATGGTTGACTATGCCATGGACATCCACAAGAGCCTCTACCACACTGAAGACGTTCCTCAGG atatggtgGAGAGGAGGGCGGAAGTTGTGGCGAGGCTGAAGTCGCTGGAGGAAGCAGCTGCGCCGCTGGTGGCATTCCTTCAGAATCCGTCCGCCGTGCAGGAGTTGAGGGCTGACAAGCAGTATAACCTTCAGATGCTCAATGACAGATACCAG ATTGGTCCTGCACAAATAGAGGCATTATATCAATATGCCAAATTTCAATTTGAGTGTGGAAACTACTCTGGTGCCGCTGATTATCTTTATCAGTATAGGGCTTTGTGCACAAATAGTGAAAGAAGTCTGAGTGCATTGTGGGGAAAGCTTGCAGCTGAAATACTGATGCAAAACTGGGACATTGCACTTGAAGAGCTGAATCGTTTGAAGGAAATCATTGACTCAAAG AGTTTTGCATCACCTATGAATCAGGTGCAAAGCAGAATATGGTTGATGCATTGGAGTCTGTTCATCTTTTTCAACCATGACAATGGAAGAACACAGATAATTGATCTGTTTAATCAGGACAA GTATCTAAATGCAATCCAAACTAGTGCTCCACACCTTTTACGATACTTGGCCACAGCATTCATTGTCAACAAGCGCAGGAGGCCTCAATTCAAAGATTTCATAAAAGTTATTCAACAGGAACAGAATTCGTATAAAGACCCGATCACTGAGTTTTTGGCTTGTGTTTATGTCAACTACGACTTTGATGGGGCACAAAAGAAGATGCGGGAGTGTGAAGAA GTGATTCTCAATGATCCATTCCTTGGTAAACGAGTTGAAGAAAGCAACTTTTCTACTGTACCATTGAGGGATGAGTTCCTTGAAAATGCTAGGCTATTCATCTTTGAGACATACTGCAGAATACACCAACGCATTGACATGGC aGTTCTTGCTGAGAAGTTAAATCTGAATTATGAGGAGGCCGAGAGATGGATTGTGAATCTCATCCGTAGCTCAAAGCTCGATGCCAAAATCGACTCTCAAACAGGAACAGTTATCATGGAACCCAATCATCCCAATGT GTATGAGCAACTGATCGACCATACCAAGGCTCTTAACGGGCGTACCTACAAATTAGTTAGTCAACTTTTGGAACATTCGCAGGCGCAGGCAGCTCGTTAA